The nucleotide sequence AGGCGGATACGCAGCAATGAAGAGGCTGGCGGGCAGGTCGCTCATGCCCAGTGCGGTGTTCGCTGCCAACGACGCGATGGCCATAGGCGTGATCAAGGCGGCTCAGGAGGTGGGTCGCGCGGTGCCGACCGACATGTCGGTGATCGGGTTCGACGATGTGGAGATGGCTGCGCACACGAGTCCACCACTATCCACCGTGCGAATTCACAAGAAGGAGCTGGGGTACCACGCAGCCAAGCTGCTCCTGGAACTGATCGAAGACGATCCTGAGCGCGTTCCATATAAGGTGGTTGTGTGCACAGAGCTTGTCGTGAGGGGCTCTACTGGACCTAGGTCTGCGAGTCCGGAATGCTGATCTTGGCGGTTTAGGAGTGATCGAAATGACGGGGTCTGTGGCGAATCAAGCGACTCCGGAACCCTCGCGAACCCCGAGCCGGGCGGGGTTCCTCGGGCGGCTGCGAGAGGAGTACCGTGCAAGCGACAAGGCTGGGTACTTGTTCTGTTTGCCGTATGTGGCGTACTTCGCGGTCTTCACCGCCTATCCGTTGATATTCGCTTTCATACTGGTTTTCAACAAGTGGGACATAGTGTCGCCCATGCAATTCGTGGGCTTCCGGAACATGCAGCGACTCGCTTCCGACGCCACGTTCTGGATGGCGTTTGCGAACACCCTGAGGTTTCTCTCACTCCACATCCCATTGGAGATAATCCTATCGATCCTCATCGCGGTAATCCTCAATGAGCAGATATCATTCAGACCGTTCTTTCGAGGGGCGTTCTTCCTGCCTTTCGTGATCTCCGGTGCGGTGGTCACCATCCTGTGGCAGCAGCTTTTCTCAACCGACTCCGGTGTGCTCAATCTGCTTCTCTACAGAATGGGCCTGCATGGACTGGGATGGCTCACTGACCCTTCTTTAGCGATATACTCGATAGCCATCATGGCCACATGGAAGAACGTGGGTTTCTACATTGTCCTATTCCTTGCCGGGCTGCAGGGGGTTCCACACGAACTGCATGAGGCTGCGAGTATCGACGGCGCCAACAAGTCGCAGCAATTCTGGAAGATCAC is from Clostridia bacterium and encodes:
- a CDS encoding sugar ABC transporter permease, which codes for MTGSVANQATPEPSRTPSRAGFLGRLREEYRASDKAGYLFCLPYVAYFAVFTAYPLIFAFILVFNKWDIVSPMQFVGFRNMQRLASDATFWMAFANTLRFLSLHIPLEIILSILIAVILNEQISFRPFFRGAFFLPFVISGAVVTILWQQLFSTDSGVLNLLLYRMGLHGLGWLTDPSLAIYSIAIMATWKNVGFYIVLFLAGLQGVPHELHEAASIDGANKSQQFWKITLPLLNPVVVLVAVLSTIGGFSLFIEPFVMTGGGPAESTLSVVLYLYKQAFQFLRMGYAATIGFALAVMIFVVTLIQRKLIETEQLY